Proteins found in one Triticum aestivum cultivar Chinese Spring chromosome 4D, IWGSC CS RefSeq v2.1, whole genome shotgun sequence genomic segment:
- the LOC123097773 gene encoding mitochondrial succinate-fumarate transporter 1, translating into MASPPPPPPPPPSPPPPADEPRSGGGRAPIPPYVKAAAGSLGGVMEACCLQPIDVVKTRLQLDRAGAYRGIAHCGTTVARAEGVPALWKGLTPFATHLTLKYALRLGSNAMLQSAFKDPVTGKVSAQGRLASGFGAGVLEALVIVTPFEVVKIRLQQQKGLSTDLLKYKGPIHCAKTIVREEGIFGLWSGASPTVMRNGTNQAAMFTAKNTIDILLWKKHEGDGKVLQPWQSMVSGFLAGTAGPICTGPFDVVKTRLMAQGRTGDIKYKGMFHAIRTIHAEEGLRALWKGLLPRLMRIPPGQAIMWTVADQVMGLYERTYLQSANV; encoded by the exons ATGgcctcgcccccgcccccgcccccgcccccgccctcgccgccgccaccggccgacGAGCCACGCAGCGGCGGGGGCAGGGCGCCGATCCCGCCCTACGTcaaggcggcggcggggtcgcTCGGCGGCGTGATGGAGGCGTGCTGCCTGCAGCCCATCGACGTGGTCAAGACAAGGCTGCAGCTCGACCGCGCGGGGGCCTACCGCGGCATCGCGCACTGCGGCACCACCGTCGCGCGCGCCGAGGGCGTGCCGGCGCTCTGGAAGGGCCTCACGCCCTTCGCCACCCACCTCACGCTCAAGTACGCGCTCCGCCTCGGCTCCAATGCCATGCTGCAGTCCGCCTTCAAGGACCCCGTCACCGGCAAGGTCTCCGCGCAGGGCCGCCTCGCCTCCGGCTTCGGCGCTGGCGTCCTCGAGGCCCTCGTCATCGTTACCCCATTCGAG GTGGTAAAGATTAGATTGCAGCAACAAAAAGGACTAAGCACGGACCTACTGAAATATAAAGGGCCCATACACTGTGCGAAGACAATTGTTCGTGAGGAAGGCATTTTTGGTCTGTGGTCTGGAGCATCACCAACCGTCATGCGTAACGGTACAAACCAAGCTGCCATGTTCACAGCCAAGAACACGATAGACATTCTTCTCTGGAAGAAGCATGAAGGAGACGGCAAGGTTCTCCAGCCATGGCAGTCAATGGTCTCTGGGTTCCTTGCAGGAACCGCAGGGCCGATCTGCACCGGGCCTTTCGACGTTGTGAAGACCAGGCTGATGGCCCAAGGGAGGACCGGCGACATCAAGTACAAGGGCATGTTCCATGCGATACGGACGATACACGCGGAAGAGGGCCTCCGAGCCCTGTGGAAAGGCCTGCTTCCCAGGCTCATGAGGATTCCACCTGGTCAGGCCATAATGTGGACAGTGGCTGATCAGGTGATGGGCCTCTACGAGCGAACATATCTGCAGTCGGCTAATGTGTAA